The segment TCCGGCGGCCATAAGTTGGAATCAGGGGCTGATGAAGCGTGACGCCTGGGGTATCCCCAAGGGCGCCAAGAACGCCACCAATGCCATGAAGTTCGCGGCCTACTCGACCATGGCCATCCCGCAGGCACGCATCGCCTTCGGAATCCCGTACGGCTCGGTCAACGGCAAGTCGAACGCGTACATCCCGCCCGAACGGCTGGCCGTCCTGCCCAGCGCCCCCGCCATCAAATCGCAGCTCGTGAACTACAACTACGATTGGTGGATCGACAATCGCGACACGGTCGTCAGCCGCTTCAACAAATGGCTGCTGAGCTGATGGCGATGGACGGGGCTGGCCGCGGTGCGTCGGTATCGCTCAACGACCTGAAAAAGAGCTACGATCGCATGACCGCGGTGGCCGGAGTTTCGCTCGACATCCGCTCGGGCGAGTTCCTGACGCTGCTGGGACCGAGCGGGTCAGGCAAGACGACGACCTTGATGATGATCGCCGGCTTCGAGACGCCGACCAGCGGCGACATCGCCATCGACGGCAAGTCGGTCGTGGCGATGCCGCCCTATCGCCGCAACATCGGCATGGTATTCCAGAACTACGCCCTGTTTCCCCATCTCACCGCCGCCGACAATATCGGATTTCCGCTGAAGCAGCGTGGCTTCGGCAAGGCCGAGCGCGCAAAGCTGGTCGGGGAGGCGCTGGAACTCGTGCACTTGCCGGGCCATGGCGAGCGCTACCCGCGCCAACTTTCCGGTGGCCAGCAACAGCGGGTCGCGCTGGCGCGCGCCATCGTGTTCAAGCCGCGCCTTCTGCTGATGGACGAGCCGCTGGGCGCGCTCGACAAGCAGCTCCGCGAAAACCTGCAGCTGGAGATGCGCCGCCTTCATGCCGATCTCGGCATCACCTTTATCTACGTGACGCACGACCAGGAGGAAGCCCTCACCATGTCGGACCGCATCGCCGTCATGAACGCGGGGCTGGTGGCGCAGGTCGGACGACCCGAGGATCTCTACGACCGGCCCGGCAGTCGTTTCGTCGCCGGCTTCCTCGGCGAGTCGAATTTTCTGCCGGCCATCGTACGCGGCATCGAGGACGATGTCGTCGTGGCCGATTGCGAAGGGGCGATCATCCGCGCCCTGTGTCCCGGTCGGCCCGCGACCGGCGACAAGGTCATGCTCACGACGCGTCCGGAGCGTATCCGCTTCGCCGACGGCGGCTGGAATTCGACCGCGTCGCAGAACCGTCTCAGCGTTACCGTGACCGAGGCGGTCTTTGCCGGCGAACGCTGCCGCTACATACTCCAGGCAGGCGGCGGTAGCGCCATGGTGCTGAAGGAGCCGTCGAGTGCGGCGATCCGGCGCCGTGCGGTCGGCGAGCGGGCGGAGATCGCCTGGTCGGTCGCGGATACGATCCTTGTCTGAGGCGATCGAAATCCGTCTCGCCGGACCGGCCGCCACGCGGCAGGCCGGCATGCGGCCATCCGTACCACTGCTGCTGGCGGCGCCGCTGCTGCTCTTTATGCTCGTGTTCTATGCCGTACCGGTGCTATCGATGCTGATGCGCAGCGTCGACGATCCGGTCTGGACGCTGTCGCATTATGCGTCCCTGACAGGCGACACAGTCTTCCTGAAGGTGTTCTCGAACACGCTCTACACCTCATTGATCGTCACTGTGGGGACCCTGGTGCTGGGCTATCCCGTCGCCCTCTCGCTGGTGCGCGCGCCGCGATACGCGCCGGTGATCCTGATCCTGGTGCTGCTGCCGTTCTGGACCAGCGTGTTGGTCCGGAGCTACGCCTGGATGGTGCTGATGGGCCGGCATGGCCTCATCAATGAGGCGCTGCTCACGGTGGGCCTGATCGACCGGCCTTTGCGCATCCTCAATACGCCGCTGGCGACGCAGATAGCGATGATTCACATCCTGCTGCCCTACATGGTTCTGCCGATCGCCAATGCGCTCCGGCAAATCGATCCGTCGTTGGCGCGCGCGGCGTCCGGGCTTGGCGCCACGCCATCGGCGACCTTTCGGCAGATAACCCTGCCGCTCTCGATGCCGGGCGTCGGCGCCGGAGTGCTGCTGGTGTTCGTGCTGGCCCTCGGCTTCTACATCACGCCGGCCATGGTCGGCGGCCCGCGCGAGATCACGCTGTCGATGCTGATCGCCCAACAGGTCGATCAGCTCAACTGGTCCTATGCGGCGACCCTGTCGGCCGTGCTGCTGGCGACGGCGCTCGCCATCATCGCGGCTTTCTATCGGCTGCCTGGCGTCGGCAACGCGTTCCGAACGAGTGCACGATGACAGTCGCCCGCCTGCTGCCGGCGACGGTCGTAAGCTTGATCCTCGTGTTCCTCGCTTTGCCCATCGTCGTCGTGATGGTGGTCTCCTTCTCCTCGGCGACCTACCTTACCTTTCCGCCGCCGGCCTTCGGGTTGCGCTGGTACAGCGTCTATTTTGCCAGCGACGATTGGCTGCGGTCCACCTGGCTCAGCCTCTGGGTCGCGGCGTCGGTGGTCGTGCTGGCGACGTTGCTCGGCACGCTGGCGGCACTTGGCATGGTCCGGCTGCCCAAAGCGCTGCGCGTTCTGGCCTCTGCCCTGATCCTGTCGCCGTTGATCGTGCCGGCGATTGTCGTGGCGATCGGAATCTACTACGCCTTCGCCCGCTATGGCCTGGTCGGCACGCCGGCGGGCCTGATCGTGGCCCATACTTGCCTTGCGGTTCCCTTCGTCGTCACCAGCGTGAGCGCCAGCCTGGCGGGTATCGACCCCCGCCTGGAGCAGGCGGCGCTCAGCCTCGGCGCCACACCCGCCGGCACGTTTTTCCAGGTCACGCTGCCGCTGATCCAACCGGGCATCCTGGTCGGTGCCCTGTTCGCCTTCATCACGTCGTTCGATGAGCTGGTCGTTGCGCTGTTCATATCCGGCTCGGGCGCAGTCACGCTGCCGCGCCGCATGTGGGACGATTTGCTCTATCAGATCGAGCCGACCATTGCGGCGGTCTCAACCCTGACCACCGCGCTGACGGTTGTGTTGATGGGCTGTGCGCATCTGCTGCGAAAGCGCGCACCCGTCTGACCTTGGCGTAAGGCACGCCGAACGTAAGCGATTGAAATCAGTGGCGCCCCCGGAACGAGACGATGCGCCACCAAAAGTCTCTGGCTATAGACAGCCGTCACGCACCGAGGGTCGTCCGGACACCGTAGGGCGTGAGCGTCACGATCGGTGCATCAATCCATGAAAAAGCCCGCCAGAGGCGGGCTAATTCACTGACATCACTATCAAAGCTTGGTTGCGGGGATAGGATTTGAACCTATGACCTTCAGGTTATGAGCCTGACGAGCTACCGGGCTGCTCCACCCCGCGTTAAACCGTTGCGCGCCTTCGTGAAAACGCCGGGGACGGTTGATGGAGGCCGACGCTGTTCGCGTGGCTTGCTTCTCCCGTCCCAAAGGCTTCCTTGGAAGGCAACCCCGGGCAAAGCCCATCGGGTGCGGGCGGTATGTACCAACCCGGACTGCCTTTGGAAAGGGCTGGGGGTACGTTTTTTTCGACTTTGTGACAGCGGATTCCGGCCGATTTGCCACGCACTTGCCAGAAGTTCCACAAAGGGCCAGCTTGCGGCAACAAAACACGGGCCGAAACGCCAGCCCAGGGAGGACCGCCATGAATCTCGCCTTGGACGAATCCCTGACGGGCGGCCCGCTGCGAGCGCTCGAAAATGCCTTCCATGCCATGCTCGCGCGGTCGCGGGCCGAGCCGGCGCCTGACTGCGCCGAACGGCTCGACCGGCTGGCGCGCCTGCGGGCCGTGGTCGCCGACAATGAAGAACGTTTCCGGCAGGCGATCTCGGCCGATTTCGGCCACCGCTCGGCGGTCGAGACCACCATTGCCGAGACCATGCTGGTGTTCTCCGAGATCCGGCATGCGACCAAGCAGCTGAAGAGCTGGATGGCGCAGCAGCGTGTGGCAACCACGTTGCAATTCCTGCCCGCACGCAACCGGTTGATCCCGCAGCCGCTCGGTGTCGTCGGCATCATTGCGCCCTGGAATTATCCGCTCCAGCTGACGCTCGCGTCCGCGATCGGCGCGATCGCCGCCGGCAACCGAATCATCATCAAGCCGAGCGAGCTTGTGCCGCACTTTTCCGCGCTGCTGAGGGAGACGGTTGCGGAAAAATTCGATGCCACCGAGGTGCTCGTCACCGGCGTCGAGGACGAGATCGCAAAAGCCTTCGCACACCTGCCGTTCGATCATCTCGTCTTTACCGGCTCGACGCGCGTGGGGCGGCTGGTCGCGGAGGCCGCGGGGCGCAACCTGACGCCGGTCACGCTGGAACTCGGCGGCAAGTCGCCGGCCATCATCGACGCCTCCGCCGATCTCGAGGAGGCGGCCGAGCGCATCGCCTATGGAAAACTGCTCAATGCCGGGCAGACCTGCATCGCGCCCGACTACGTGCTGGTGCCGGAACATTCCGTGCAGGGCTTTGCCGAAAAGGTGCGCGCGCAGATGCGGCGCATGTTCGGCACCGATCCCGCCAACAGGGATTACACCTCGATCATTTCCGACCGGCATTACGCGCGGCTGGAAGGACTCGTGGCGGATGCCGCAAGCCGCGGCGCCAGGATTTTGCAGCCGGCGAAGGCGGACGATCCCAACTGGAAGGCACATCGCAAATTTCCGCCGACGCTGGTGGTCGGCGCGACCGAAGCGATGGCGGTGATGCAGGAGGAGATTTTTGGGCCCGTGCTGCCGGTGCTGGGCATGCGCGACACGACTGACGCGATCTCTTTCATCAACAAGCGCGACCGGCCGCTGGCGCTCTACTGGTTCGGCAAGGACCGCGCCGCGCGCGACGAGGTGCTGGCGCGCACCGTCTCCGGCGGCGTCACCATCAACGACTGCCTGTTTCATTTCGCACAAACCAATCAGCCGATGGGCGGCGTCGGCGCATCCGGCACCGGCGCCTATCACGGCGAATGGGGGTTTAAGACGTTCAGCAAGCTGAAGCCGGTGTTTTATCGCTCGAAGTTCAACCGGCTTGCCGACCTCTATCCGCCCTATGGCGGCAGAATAGCGCGGCTGGAGAAGATGTTGCGGTTCATGTCGTAAGTCTCAACGCCCGTCATTGCGGAGCGAAGCAATCCAGACTGTCGCCGCGGCGGGATTCTGGATTGCTTCGCTTCGCTCGCAATGACGGGACCAACAAAGAATCTTCGCGGGGGAAACATCAGTGACTGACACATTCGACTTCATCGTCGTGGGCGCGGGCTCGGGCGGCTGCGCGGTGGCGGGGCGGCTGTCGGAGGATGCGGCGACGTCGGTGGCGCTGCTCGATGCCGGCGGACGCAACGACAATTGGCGGATCACCACGCCATTCGGGCTCGCCTTGCCCTACAAGGCGGCCAACTGGGCCTTCGATACCGTGCCGCAGCAGGGATTGAACGGCCGCATCGGCTACCAGCCGCGCGGCAAGGGCCTCGGCGGCTCCTCGGCGATCAACGCCATGGTCTATATCCGCGGCCATCGCGCCGACTACGACCATTGGGCCTCGCTCGGCAATGCCGGCTGGTCCTACGCCGACGTGCTGCCCTATTTCAAGCGCTCGGAGAACAACAGCGATTTCGACGGCGCGTACCACGGCAAGGGCGGCCCGCTCCATGTCAACAGGCTGCGTTCTGACAATCCGATTCATGACGTCTTCCACCAGGCCGCGCGCGAGGCGCAGTTCCGCATCCGCGAGGATTTCAATGAAGAGGACCATGAAGGGCTCGGCAGCTACCAGGTGACGCAGCACAAGGGCGAGCGCTGGAGCGCGGCGCGCGCCTATCTCGAGCCCCACATGGACAAGCGCGCGAATCTGCGCGTCGAAACGGGGGCACAGGCCACGAAGATCCTGTTCGAAGGCGGGCGCGCGGTCGGCATCGACTATATGCAGGGCGGGCAGACAAAGCAGCTGCGCGCCCGCCGCGAGGTGATCCTTGCCGGCGGCGCGTTCCAGTCACCGCAATTGCTGATGCTGTCGGGCATCGGCGACGGCGATGCGCTTGGCGCGCACGGCATCGGCGTCGTGCACCATCTGCCGGGCGTCGGACGCAATCTCCAGGACCATCCGGATTTCGTGTTCGTCTACGCCTCCGACTATCCGCACTTCGTTCACGCGTCGCTCGGTCGGCTGCCGTCCCTGCTCCGCGCGATCCAGCGGTATCGACGCGAGCGACGCGGCCTGATGACCACCAATTTCGCCGAGTGCGGCGGCTTCCTGAAGACCCAGCCCGATCTCGTCGTGCCTGACATCCAGCTCCACTTCGTCATCGCGATGCTCGACGACCACGGCCGCAAGAAGCACAAGGAGGCAGGCTTCTCCTGCCATGTCTGCCTGCTGCGGCCGAAGAGCCGCGGCAGCGTCTGGCTGAAAAGCGCCGACCCGCTCGCCGCTCCCATGATTGATCCGAACTTCTTGGGCGAGACGGAGGATCTCGAGGCGATGGTCGCGGGCTTCAAGACCACGCGACGGCTGATGGAGGCGCCGGCGCTGCGTGCGTTGCAGAAGAAGGACATGTTCACGTCCGAGGTGAGAACGGACGACGACATCCGCGCCATCCTGCGCAATCGCGTCGACACCGTCTATCACCCCGTCGGCACCTGCAAGATGGGCACGGACGCGATGGCGGTGGTCGATCCGGCATTGAAGGTACGCGGCGTGGACGGCTTGCGTGTGGTCGACGCCTCGATCATGCCGACGCTGATCGGCGGCAACACCAATGCGCCGACGATCATGATCGGGGAAAAGGCCGCGGATATGATCCGGGGTGAGTTAACGCATCACTCTCTCCGGTGTCGTCCCGGCGAAAGCCGGGACCCATAGCCTCAGGGAGAAGTTTGGCGAAGATTGGCAGTTGCGCGGTACTGTCACCTGCGCTTCATCGGTAGATCACGCGGTATGGGTCCCGGCCTTCGCCGGGACGACGACTGAGGATGGTTTCTTTACTCACCTCGAATAGGTCTGATAGTCGCGCGGTCCCTGAGCTCTCGGAGCAACAAATACAGACGATTTTAGCGATCTGAAACCGGAACGACCGGTTCGGCGTTCATTCGTTCCAAGGCAGGGTTCGCTCATGAACAGCTTCGATCTTGTGGTTTATATCGCGCTCACCATCGCAATCGGCTTCGGTTTCAAGACCGGCCTGCTGCGCAGCGCGATGACCATCCTCGCTTATCTTCTCGCCGCCCCCATCGCGGTGTCGCTGATGCCGATGATCGCGCCACAGATCGCCGGCGATCCGAATGCGCCGCTCTTCCAGAACTGGATCTGGTTCTTCGGCATCTTTCTGGTGGTCGGCATGTTGCTCGGATATATCGGCCGCTTCGTGCTGGATGACACGATCCGCGAGACCGGCATCGGTGACCGCCTTGGCGGTGCCGCGCTCGGCGCCATCAGGGTCGGCCTAGTCGCGACCACGCTGGTGCTGGTGTTCGACCAGGTGGTGCCGGCCAACCGCCAGCCGCCCTTCCTGGCCGGCTCGCGCCTGCGGCCGCTGTTCTCCGCGGTCGGCCAGATGGGCTTCAAATCGCTGCCGCCGGAAGCGGCTGCCGCCATCGACCGCCTCAAGCAGGAGCGGCGCATCTAGTCTGCATTTGCATCGTCGCGCGGTCGCGCATGCATTTTGATGAGGGCCGGTCCCTTACCAGGGCCGCCGAGGTTGGCTAGAGTGCCGCCCGTCCAAAACCTGCCTGACATTACGGGAGTGAAATTGTGGATCTTGGGATCAAAGGTCGCCGCGCCATCGTCTGCGCATCCAGCAAGGGCTTGGGGCGCGCCTGCGCCTTCTCGCTGGCCGAAGCCGGCGTTGACGTCACGCTGACCGCGCGCGGCGCCGAGGCGCTGAAGAAGACGGCCGACGAAATCCGAAAGGCCTATCCGGGCGTCAAGGTCACCGAGATCGTCGGCGACATCACGACGCCTGCGGGGCGCGAAGCCGTGCTCAAGGCCTGCCCCGAGCCGGACATTCTGATCAACAATGCCGGCGGCCCGCCGCCCGGCGATTTCCGCAACTGGACCCGCGACGACTGGATCAAGGCAATCGACGCCAACATGCTCACGCCGATCGAGCTGATCAAGTCGACGGTGGACGGCATGATGGCGCGCAAGTTCGGCCGCATCGTCAACATCACCTCGGCCGCGGTGAAGGCGCCGATCGACATTCTCGGCCTCTCCAACGGCGCACGCGCCGGCCTCACCGGCTTCATCGCCGGCCTGTCGCGCAAGACCGTGATCAACAATGTCACCATCAACGGCCTGCTGCCGGGTCCGTTCGAGACGGATCGCCTGACCGGCACCGCGAAGGCCGAAGCCGACAAGCGCGGCACCACGCCCGAGC is part of the Bradyrhizobium commune genome and harbors:
- a CDS encoding ABC transporter ATP-binding protein → MAAELMAMDGAGRGASVSLNDLKKSYDRMTAVAGVSLDIRSGEFLTLLGPSGSGKTTTLMMIAGFETPTSGDIAIDGKSVVAMPPYRRNIGMVFQNYALFPHLTAADNIGFPLKQRGFGKAERAKLVGEALELVHLPGHGERYPRQLSGGQQQRVALARAIVFKPRLLLMDEPLGALDKQLRENLQLEMRRLHADLGITFIYVTHDQEEALTMSDRIAVMNAGLVAQVGRPEDLYDRPGSRFVAGFLGESNFLPAIVRGIEDDVVVADCEGAIIRALCPGRPATGDKVMLTTRPERIRFADGGWNSTASQNRLSVTVTEAVFAGERCRYILQAGGGSAMVLKEPSSAAIRRRAVGERAEIAWSVADTILV
- a CDS encoding ABC transporter permease, translated to MSEAIEIRLAGPAATRQAGMRPSVPLLLAAPLLLFMLVFYAVPVLSMLMRSVDDPVWTLSHYASLTGDTVFLKVFSNTLYTSLIVTVGTLVLGYPVALSLVRAPRYAPVILILVLLPFWTSVLVRSYAWMVLMGRHGLINEALLTVGLIDRPLRILNTPLATQIAMIHILLPYMVLPIANALRQIDPSLARAASGLGATPSATFRQITLPLSMPGVGAGVLLVFVLALGFYITPAMVGGPREITLSMLIAQQVDQLNWSYAATLSAVLLATALAIIAAFYRLPGVGNAFRTSAR
- a CDS encoding ABC transporter permease, producing MTVARLLPATVVSLILVFLALPIVVVMVVSFSSATYLTFPPPAFGLRWYSVYFASDDWLRSTWLSLWVAASVVVLATLLGTLAALGMVRLPKALRVLASALILSPLIVPAIVVAIGIYYAFARYGLVGTPAGLIVAHTCLAVPFVVTSVSASLAGIDPRLEQAALSLGATPAGTFFQVTLPLIQPGILVGALFAFITSFDELVVALFISGSGAVTLPRRMWDDLLYQIEPTIAAVSTLTTALTVVLMGCAHLLRKRAPV
- a CDS encoding coniferyl aldehyde dehydrogenase, translating into MNLALDESLTGGPLRALENAFHAMLARSRAEPAPDCAERLDRLARLRAVVADNEERFRQAISADFGHRSAVETTIAETMLVFSEIRHATKQLKSWMAQQRVATTLQFLPARNRLIPQPLGVVGIIAPWNYPLQLTLASAIGAIAAGNRIIIKPSELVPHFSALLRETVAEKFDATEVLVTGVEDEIAKAFAHLPFDHLVFTGSTRVGRLVAEAAGRNLTPVTLELGGKSPAIIDASADLEEAAERIAYGKLLNAGQTCIAPDYVLVPEHSVQGFAEKVRAQMRRMFGTDPANRDYTSIISDRHYARLEGLVADAASRGARILQPAKADDPNWKAHRKFPPTLVVGATEAMAVMQEEIFGPVLPVLGMRDTTDAISFINKRDRPLALYWFGKDRAARDEVLARTVSGGVTINDCLFHFAQTNQPMGGVGASGTGAYHGEWGFKTFSKLKPVFYRSKFNRLADLYPPYGGRIARLEKMLRFMS
- a CDS encoding GMC family oxidoreductase yields the protein MTDTFDFIVVGAGSGGCAVAGRLSEDAATSVALLDAGGRNDNWRITTPFGLALPYKAANWAFDTVPQQGLNGRIGYQPRGKGLGGSSAINAMVYIRGHRADYDHWASLGNAGWSYADVLPYFKRSENNSDFDGAYHGKGGPLHVNRLRSDNPIHDVFHQAAREAQFRIREDFNEEDHEGLGSYQVTQHKGERWSAARAYLEPHMDKRANLRVETGAQATKILFEGGRAVGIDYMQGGQTKQLRARREVILAGGAFQSPQLLMLSGIGDGDALGAHGIGVVHHLPGVGRNLQDHPDFVFVYASDYPHFVHASLGRLPSLLRAIQRYRRERRGLMTTNFAECGGFLKTQPDLVVPDIQLHFVIAMLDDHGRKKHKEAGFSCHVCLLRPKSRGSVWLKSADPLAAPMIDPNFLGETEDLEAMVAGFKTTRRLMEAPALRALQKKDMFTSEVRTDDDIRAILRNRVDTVYHPVGTCKMGTDAMAVVDPALKVRGVDGLRVVDASIMPTLIGGNTNAPTIMIGEKAADMIRGELTHHSLRCRPGESRDP
- a CDS encoding CvpA family protein; translated protein: MNSFDLVVYIALTIAIGFGFKTGLLRSAMTILAYLLAAPIAVSLMPMIAPQIAGDPNAPLFQNWIWFFGIFLVVGMLLGYIGRFVLDDTIRETGIGDRLGGAALGAIRVGLVATTLVLVFDQVVPANRQPPFLAGSRLRPLFSAVGQMGFKSLPPEAAAAIDRLKQERRI
- a CDS encoding SDR family oxidoreductase, giving the protein MDLGIKGRRAIVCASSKGLGRACAFSLAEAGVDVTLTARGAEALKKTADEIRKAYPGVKVTEIVGDITTPAGREAVLKACPEPDILINNAGGPPPGDFRNWTRDDWIKAIDANMLTPIELIKSTVDGMMARKFGRIVNITSAAVKAPIDILGLSNGARAGLTGFIAGLSRKTVINNVTINGLLPGPFETDRLTGTAKAEADKRGTTPEQILAERAKLNPAGRFGQPDEFGYACAFLCGAKAGFITGQNILLDGGAFPGTL